The following proteins come from a genomic window of Pyxidicoccus sp. MSG2:
- a CDS encoding tRNA (5-methylaminomethyl-2-thiouridine)(34)-methyltransferase MnmD — MSGEATVANPRDGDFEVVTLRNGARAVRHLGHGEVMHPSVGPWQEALRLYVEQPRLAERLRQPGPPLVIHDVGLGAATNAVAALTCARSLGAEQRRTLEVVSFEVDLAPLRLALADAAGFPFLQPFREAAEALMRDGVWEGEGVRWRLLLGDAVPHLDGALPVADLVYFDPFSPASNPDMWTEGVLARVRRHCREDGEGTLLLTYSAATPTRVTLLLAGFFVGAGVSTGTKGETTVGATRRESLELLLGERWLERWKRSSSRAPHGAALTPEVETRVLSHPQWR; from the coding sequence GTGAGCGGCGAGGCGACGGTCGCCAATCCGCGCGACGGGGACTTCGAGGTCGTCACCCTGCGCAACGGAGCGCGCGCCGTGCGGCACCTGGGCCATGGCGAGGTGATGCACCCCTCGGTGGGCCCGTGGCAGGAGGCGCTGCGGCTCTACGTGGAGCAGCCGCGCCTGGCCGAGCGCCTGCGCCAGCCGGGCCCGCCGCTGGTCATCCACGACGTGGGCCTGGGGGCCGCCACCAACGCGGTGGCCGCGCTCACCTGCGCGCGCTCGCTGGGCGCGGAGCAGCGGCGCACGCTGGAGGTGGTGAGCTTCGAGGTGGACCTGGCGCCGCTGCGGCTGGCGCTGGCGGACGCGGCGGGCTTTCCGTTCCTCCAGCCCTTCCGCGAGGCGGCCGAGGCGCTGATGCGCGACGGCGTGTGGGAAGGGGAGGGCGTGCGCTGGCGGCTGCTGCTCGGGGACGCGGTGCCGCACCTGGACGGCGCGCTGCCGGTGGCGGACCTCGTGTACTTCGACCCGTTCTCCCCGGCGTCCAACCCGGACATGTGGACCGAAGGCGTGCTGGCGCGAGTGCGCAGGCATTGCCGCGAGGATGGCGAGGGGACGCTGCTGTTGACGTACAGCGCGGCCACGCCGACGCGGGTGACGTTGCTGCTGGCTGGCTTCTTCGTGGGGGCCGGTGTGTCTACGGGCACCAAGGGTGAAACGACGGTGGGCGCTACCCGGCGTGAGTCATTGGAGTTGCTTTTGGGCGAGCGGTGGCTGGAGCGGTGGAAGCGCTCGTCGTCGAGGGCGCCCCACGGCGCGGCGCTTACGCCCGAGGTCGAGACGCGCGTGCTGTCACATCCGCAGTGGCGGTGA
- a CDS encoding YihY/virulence factor BrkB family protein: MVLPGKGMGWMEFFKALKSEWKRDDVGDVAGALTFRAILALFPFLLFLVSLAGVIIDPAQAQTLIAELAKVAPQEVVKILGDRINALAESNPVGLLTVGGVGAVWAASSGIVALMDALNAMYGVKESRPFWKLRAIALGVTLGGAVVAIAAAMAILVTPVIADKLGPAGIVLTWIRLPVAGLVVMFLWAVLYYVLPDVKQTFRFITPGSVVGVIIWVVASWGFSKYVANFGKYDVNYGAIGGVIVMLLWMWISAQTILLGAEINAILEHRSPDGKAPGDRVPEQGKVVTATKTELEEGGAQLPGSHEFRPVVDPRTGQPTAPPPKLRQTPLAAAARWAAGLGLGLFLVRRNTAR; this comes from the coding sequence ATGGTACTCCCTGGCAAGGGAATGGGCTGGATGGAGTTCTTCAAGGCCCTGAAGTCGGAATGGAAGCGCGACGACGTGGGCGACGTCGCGGGGGCGCTGACGTTCCGGGCCATCCTGGCGCTCTTCCCGTTCCTGCTGTTCCTGGTGTCGCTGGCGGGCGTCATCATCGACCCCGCGCAGGCGCAGACGCTCATCGCGGAGCTGGCGAAGGTAGCGCCCCAGGAGGTGGTGAAGATCCTCGGCGACCGCATCAACGCGCTGGCGGAGAGCAACCCGGTGGGGCTGCTGACGGTGGGCGGCGTGGGCGCCGTCTGGGCGGCGTCCAGCGGCATCGTCGCGCTGATGGACGCGCTGAACGCCATGTACGGGGTGAAGGAGTCGCGGCCCTTCTGGAAGCTGCGCGCCATTGCCCTGGGCGTGACGCTCGGGGGCGCGGTGGTGGCCATCGCCGCGGCGATGGCCATCCTCGTCACGCCGGTCATCGCGGACAAGCTCGGGCCCGCGGGCATCGTGCTCACGTGGATTCGCCTGCCCGTCGCGGGCCTGGTGGTGATGTTCCTGTGGGCGGTGCTGTACTACGTGCTGCCGGACGTGAAGCAGACGTTCCGGTTCATCACCCCGGGCTCCGTGGTGGGCGTCATCATCTGGGTGGTGGCCTCGTGGGGCTTCTCCAAGTACGTGGCCAACTTCGGCAAGTACGACGTGAACTACGGCGCCATCGGCGGCGTCATCGTCATGCTGCTGTGGATGTGGATCTCGGCGCAGACCATCCTGCTGGGCGCGGAAATCAACGCCATCCTCGAGCACCGCTCCCCGGACGGGAAGGCGCCCGGTGACAGGGTCCCCGAGCAGGGCAAGGTGGTGACGGCCACCAAGACGGAGCTGGAGGAGGGCGGGGCGCAGCTCCCCGGCTCCCACGAGTTCCGGCCCGTGGTGGACCCGCGCACGGGCCAGCCGACCGCGCCCCCGCCGAAGCTGAGGCAGACGCCGCTGGCGGCCGCCGCCCGCTGGGCCGCGGGACTCGGCCTGGGCCTGTTCCTCGTGCGCCGGAACACCGCCCGGTAG
- the tgt gene encoding tRNA guanosine(34) transglycosylase Tgt has product MAVRFELVTTDPTGARAGILHTRRGSFLTPMFMPVATHAAFRHLGSEEVKETGASILLANTYHLMLRPGPEVFKRFGGIHPFMQWDGGILTDSGGFQIFSLPEDRLITEKGAHFRSFHDNSRQLLSPESSIAMQQAINSDIMMVLDVCIDSRTDEAGTREAMERTHRWAVRSLAAKAKHDTGQALFGIVQGGVYPNLRDESSDFLTKLPFDGFAIGGLAVGETKAERETMTARATASLPADKPRYLMGVGTPTDLIEAVLRGVDMFDCIIPTKMAQQGYAYTFQGLVRITRTAFRLDDAPLDAECDCYVCKRYTRGYLQHLMRGKHHLGSRMLSVHNVRHYQKLMGRIRAGILGGTYDQVARELKAAIATPKDLKEEAGAREVTLKEVG; this is encoded by the coding sequence ATGGCCGTCCGCTTCGAGCTCGTCACCACCGACCCCACCGGCGCCCGTGCGGGCATCCTGCACACCCGCCGGGGTTCCTTCCTCACTCCGATGTTCATGCCGGTGGCCACCCATGCCGCCTTCCGGCACCTGGGCAGCGAGGAGGTGAAGGAGACGGGGGCCAGCATCCTGCTGGCGAACACCTACCACCTGATGCTCCGGCCGGGCCCGGAGGTGTTCAAGCGCTTCGGGGGCATCCACCCGTTCATGCAGTGGGATGGTGGCATCCTCACCGACTCGGGTGGGTTTCAAATCTTCTCCCTGCCGGAGGACCGGCTGATTACGGAGAAGGGCGCCCACTTCCGCAGCTTCCACGACAACAGCCGGCAGCTGTTGAGCCCCGAGTCCAGCATCGCCATGCAGCAGGCGATCAACTCGGACATCATGATGGTGCTGGACGTGTGCATCGACTCGCGCACGGACGAGGCGGGCACTCGCGAGGCCATGGAGCGCACCCACCGCTGGGCGGTGCGCAGCCTTGCGGCGAAGGCGAAGCACGACACGGGGCAGGCGCTGTTCGGCATCGTCCAGGGCGGCGTGTACCCGAACCTGCGCGACGAGAGCTCGGACTTCCTGACGAAGCTGCCCTTCGACGGCTTCGCCATCGGCGGGCTGGCGGTGGGCGAGACGAAGGCGGAGCGCGAGACGATGACGGCGCGCGCCACCGCGTCGCTGCCCGCGGACAAGCCGCGCTACCTCATGGGCGTGGGGACTCCCACCGACTTGATTGAAGCGGTGCTGCGCGGCGTGGACATGTTCGACTGCATCATCCCCACGAAGATGGCGCAGCAGGGCTATGCGTACACGTTCCAGGGGCTGGTGAGGATTACGCGCACCGCGTTCCGGCTGGACGACGCGCCGCTGGATGCCGAGTGCGACTGCTACGTGTGCAAGCGCTACACGCGCGGGTACCTCCAGCACCTGATGCGCGGCAAGCACCACCTGGGCTCGCGGATGCTGTCGGTGCACAACGTGCGGCACTACCAGAAGCTCATGGGGCGCATCCGCGCGGGCATCCTCGGTGGCACCTACGACCAGGTGGCCCGGGAGCTGAAGGCCGCCATCGCCACGCCGAAGGACTTGAAGGAAGAGGCGGGGGCGCGTGAGGTGACGCTGAAGGAGGTCGGGTGA
- a CDS encoding chitobiase/beta-hexosaminidase C-terminal domain-containing protein, which produces MSLKTSWPLRFAVALLTAQLVSACGGGGSNPNPNPTPDTTAPATRATPAGGSFTSLVAVALACDDGAGSGCAATYYTLDGSTPGTGSTQYREPFTLSATATLRFFSVDKEGNTEAAKSEQYTFTNTSGDTQAPTTTATPAGGAYNSPRSVALTCNDGTGSGCAATYYTVDGSLPTESSSRYATPVAISASTTLRFFSVDKAGNSEGTRTERYVLDTDAPGVSASPRTGTYGSAVDVALACDDGNGSGCASIHYTLDGSIPSEGSPAYTAPIHLTATTRVRFLAVDRAGNASNGGSELYTLDTSGPVSTATPRGGTFRTAFTVSLTCDDGAGSGCAATYYTTSGAAPTRASERFTGPIAITGNTTLRFFSVDTAGNDGPVVTESYVVDQAVPVTRANPPGRSYGGEQFVALECEDTAGSGCAATYYTVDGSAPTTASPLYVMPVRVASSLTLRFFSVDKAGNTEATKTEPYLIDRVPPTASASLASGTYNTAKQVTLSCDDGTGSGCAAIHFTLDGSLPTTGSAVYTAPLQLSANATLRFFAVDAVGNRGDEQSRTYTIDTSAPLTTATPSGGVFGTDTQVTLTCADEQGGAGCAVTRYTLDGTVPNDASPRYDAPLTVTSSVTLRFFSVDSAGNRESVRVVSFTIDKVAPTTTVSLHGGNFPGAQSVSLSCQDTGGSTGPCVTYYTLDGTLPTQSSQRYTTAFRFESTTTLRFFSVDSLGNAESVKTETYVIDTTPPTTTASPPGGAYRDARSVTLTCNDAGGVGCAGAIRYTTDPAAPTGSFLTYSGPISIGASATLRFYSQDGVGNTEPVKTASYVIDPLAPTVSASPRGGAYFTPQTVTLTCSDTGGSGCAAIHYTTSGGIPDTNSPRYTGALLLSSNTSLRFFAVDAAGNSSGVVLETYTFSSDTTAPLTAASPPGGVFASAIDVTLACSDTGGVGCAGTFYTLDGSEPSTSSTRYTAPLHLSASAQVRFLSVDAVGNIEAPRRELYTIDTRPPVTQAQPGGGSFSDPVLVQLSCTDTESSCTETRYTLDGSAPNGASPLFTSPFTLSRTTTVRFYSTDAAGNREATKSETYDIEISPSTASAQIAEVRAAANGPVNLSIDGALITYVKPHIGSAVNDPAGFFLQAERNGPAIFVEVEPSTLFPVPVSGERVSVIVSERLTVNGQARARISGYGALSFGNPLDGLVQDVSNLDLPTNVDAYESEYISISGTIGSTGFVPGGSGHVQAPLATAGVPEGSASAANLRLRVEETLKDTLDLAGQCTVTVVSPLWRFTTVTTNSTQPSLWSASQLTSVVCPAPRVMSAQAGDARSVVVRFDRRIDPASVLGNGSQFSIPGLTVTGASVSDRNVWLTTVNQTPRQTYTVTVATTVKDTQGRRLDSAATTATFTGFVQPARLRISEVAPSVPLGRDLVELYVVTGGSVAGATLVDGNSPNSPLATLPDVQVATGDTIVVHLNPDRASGADAPSSETLSKSEFPQFNYVNNYDTAWDFQGGTTGIGSGNRTLRIRDGFGVAQDAIALVSPGNNFAGYPAQLQALQAEGQWLPVDCNGALCTYTTFPTAWDVSVDWSSAFVTSGKSPTLSRVLFGDSNSRDDWFVVSGTLGFPNP; this is translated from the coding sequence ATGTCCCTGAAGACTTCCTGGCCGCTCCGCTTCGCCGTGGCGCTGCTTACCGCGCAGCTGGTGAGCGCCTGTGGCGGCGGTGGTAGCAACCCGAATCCCAACCCGACGCCGGACACGACGGCGCCCGCGACGCGCGCCACGCCGGCCGGCGGCAGCTTCACCAGTCTGGTGGCCGTGGCACTGGCGTGTGACGACGGCGCCGGCAGCGGCTGCGCGGCCACGTACTACACGCTGGACGGCTCCACGCCGGGCACCGGCTCCACGCAGTACCGCGAGCCCTTCACGCTCTCCGCCACCGCGACGCTGCGCTTCTTCTCCGTGGACAAGGAGGGCAACACGGAGGCCGCGAAGAGCGAGCAGTACACCTTCACCAACACGTCCGGGGACACGCAGGCGCCCACGACGACGGCCACCCCGGCGGGCGGTGCGTACAACAGCCCGCGCAGCGTGGCGCTGACCTGCAATGACGGCACGGGCTCGGGCTGCGCGGCCACGTACTACACGGTGGACGGGAGCCTGCCCACGGAGTCGTCGTCGCGCTACGCGACGCCGGTGGCCATCTCCGCCAGCACGACGCTGCGCTTCTTCTCCGTCGACAAGGCGGGCAACAGCGAGGGCACGCGCACGGAGCGCTACGTGCTCGACACGGACGCGCCGGGGGTGTCCGCCTCGCCGCGCACCGGCACGTACGGCAGCGCCGTCGACGTCGCGCTGGCGTGCGATGACGGCAATGGCTCCGGCTGCGCTTCCATCCACTACACGCTGGACGGCTCCATCCCCTCGGAGGGCTCGCCCGCGTACACCGCGCCCATCCACCTGACGGCCACCACGCGGGTGCGCTTCCTCGCGGTGGACCGGGCGGGCAACGCGTCCAACGGGGGCTCGGAGCTGTACACGCTCGACACCTCCGGCCCCGTCTCCACCGCGACGCCCCGGGGCGGCACCTTCCGCACCGCCTTCACCGTGTCCCTGACCTGCGACGACGGCGCGGGAAGCGGCTGCGCGGCCACGTATTACACCACCAGCGGGGCCGCGCCGACGCGCGCGTCCGAGCGCTTCACGGGCCCCATCGCCATCACCGGCAACACCACGCTGCGCTTCTTCTCCGTGGACACCGCGGGCAATGACGGGCCGGTGGTGACCGAGTCGTACGTGGTGGACCAGGCCGTGCCCGTCACCCGGGCCAACCCGCCGGGCCGCTCGTATGGCGGCGAGCAGTTCGTGGCGCTGGAGTGCGAGGACACCGCCGGCAGCGGCTGCGCGGCCACGTACTACACGGTGGACGGCTCCGCCCCCACCACCGCGTCCCCGCTGTACGTGATGCCGGTGCGCGTCGCCTCCAGCCTCACGCTGCGCTTCTTCTCCGTGGACAAGGCGGGCAACACCGAGGCCACGAAGACGGAGCCGTACCTCATCGACCGGGTGCCGCCCACGGCGTCCGCGAGCCTGGCCTCCGGCACGTACAACACCGCGAAGCAGGTGACGCTCTCCTGTGACGACGGCACCGGCAGCGGCTGCGCCGCCATCCACTTCACCCTGGACGGCTCGCTGCCGACGACGGGCTCGGCCGTCTACACGGCGCCGTTGCAGTTGTCCGCCAATGCCACGCTGCGCTTCTTCGCGGTGGATGCGGTGGGCAACCGCGGCGACGAGCAGTCGCGCACGTACACCATCGACACCTCCGCGCCGCTCACCACGGCCACTCCGTCCGGCGGCGTCTTCGGGACGGACACGCAGGTGACGCTCACCTGTGCCGACGAGCAGGGCGGCGCCGGCTGCGCGGTGACGCGCTACACGCTCGACGGCACGGTGCCCAATGATGCGTCGCCGCGGTACGACGCGCCGCTCACCGTGACGTCCTCCGTCACGCTGCGCTTCTTCTCCGTGGACTCCGCGGGCAACCGCGAGTCGGTGCGGGTGGTGAGCTTCACCATCGACAAGGTGGCCCCCACCACCACCGTGAGCCTCCACGGTGGAAACTTCCCCGGCGCGCAGTCGGTGTCGCTGTCGTGCCAGGACACGGGGGGCAGCACCGGCCCCTGCGTGACGTACTACACGCTGGACGGCACCCTGCCCACGCAGTCCTCGCAGCGGTACACGACGGCCTTCCGCTTCGAGTCCACCACCACGCTGCGCTTCTTCTCCGTGGACTCGCTGGGCAACGCCGAGTCGGTGAAGACGGAGACGTACGTCATCGACACCACGCCGCCCACCACCACGGCCTCGCCCCCGGGCGGCGCCTATCGCGATGCGCGCAGCGTGACGCTCACGTGCAATGACGCGGGCGGCGTGGGCTGCGCGGGCGCCATCCGCTACACCACCGACCCGGCCGCGCCGACGGGCAGCTTCCTGACCTACAGCGGGCCCATCAGCATCGGCGCGAGCGCCACGCTGCGCTTCTACTCGCAGGACGGCGTGGGCAACACCGAGCCCGTGAAGACGGCGTCGTACGTCATCGACCCGCTGGCGCCCACCGTCTCCGCCAGCCCGCGCGGCGGGGCGTACTTCACGCCGCAGACGGTGACGTTGACGTGCTCCGACACGGGCGGCAGCGGGTGCGCCGCCATCCACTACACGACGAGCGGCGGCATCCCCGACACCAACTCCCCCCGCTACACGGGCGCGCTGCTGCTCTCCAGCAACACGTCCCTGCGTTTCTTCGCCGTGGACGCGGCGGGCAACAGCAGCGGCGTGGTGCTGGAGACGTACACCTTCTCCTCGGACACCACGGCACCGCTGACCGCGGCCAGCCCGCCGGGCGGCGTCTTCGCCAGCGCCATCGACGTGACGCTGGCGTGCTCGGACACGGGCGGCGTCGGCTGCGCCGGGACGTTCTACACGCTGGATGGCAGCGAGCCGTCCACCAGCAGCACCCGCTACACCGCGCCCCTCCACCTCTCCGCCAGCGCGCAGGTGCGCTTCCTCTCGGTGGACGCGGTGGGCAATATCGAGGCGCCCCGGCGCGAGCTCTACACCATCGATACCCGGCCGCCCGTGACGCAGGCGCAGCCCGGCGGCGGGAGCTTCTCGGACCCCGTCCTGGTGCAGCTGTCCTGCACGGACACGGAGTCGTCCTGCACGGAGACGCGCTACACGCTGGACGGCTCCGCGCCCAACGGTGCCTCGCCGCTGTTCACGTCTCCCTTCACCCTCAGCCGGACCACCACCGTGCGGTTCTACTCGACGGACGCGGCGGGCAACCGGGAGGCCACGAAGTCGGAGACGTATGACATCGAGATCAGCCCCAGCACGGCCTCGGCGCAGATTGCCGAGGTGCGCGCCGCAGCGAATGGCCCGGTGAACCTGTCCATCGACGGCGCCCTCATCACCTACGTCAAGCCGCACATCGGCAGCGCCGTCAACGACCCGGCGGGCTTCTTCCTCCAGGCGGAGCGCAACGGGCCCGCCATCTTCGTGGAGGTGGAGCCGAGCACGCTCTTCCCCGTGCCCGTGAGCGGCGAGCGTGTGAGTGTCATCGTCTCCGAGCGCCTCACGGTGAACGGACAGGCCCGGGCGAGGATCTCCGGCTACGGCGCGCTGAGCTTTGGCAACCCGCTGGATGGGCTCGTGCAGGACGTCAGCAACCTGGACCTGCCCACCAACGTGGACGCCTACGAGTCCGAGTACATCTCCATCTCCGGCACCATTGGCTCCACCGGCTTCGTGCCTGGCGGCTCCGGCCACGTGCAGGCGCCCCTGGCGACGGCCGGCGTGCCCGAGGGCTCGGCCAGCGCCGCCAACCTGCGGCTGCGCGTGGAGGAGACGTTGAAGGACACACTCGATCTGGCGGGGCAGTGCACGGTGACTGTCGTCTCGCCCCTGTGGCGCTTCACGACGGTGACCACGAACTCCACCCAGCCCTCGCTGTGGTCGGCGTCGCAGCTCACCTCCGTCGTGTGCCCCGCCCCCAGGGTGATGAGCGCGCAGGCGGGCGACGCGAGAAGCGTCGTCGTCCGTTTCGACCGGCGCATCGACCCGGCGTCCGTCCTGGGCAACGGCAGCCAGTTCTCCATCCCCGGCCTGACGGTGACGGGCGCCAGCGTGAGCGACCGCAACGTCTGGCTGACCACCGTGAACCAGACGCCCCGGCAGACGTACACGGTGACGGTGGCGACCACGGTGAAGGACACGCAGGGGCGGCGGCTGGACTCGGCGGCGACCACCGCCACCTTCACGGGCTTCGTGCAGCCCGCCCGGCTGCGCATCTCGGAGGTTGCCCCCAGCGTCCCGCTCGGTAGGGACCTGGTGGAGCTCTACGTCGTCACGGGCGGCAGCGTGGCCGGCGCCACGCTGGTGGACGGAAACAGCCCCAACAGCCCGCTGGCCACGCTCCCCGACGTGCAGGTGGCCACGGGTGACACCATCGTCGTGCACCTCAACCCGGACCGTGCGTCCGGCGCGGATGCCCCCTCCTCCGAGACGCTCAGCAAGAGCGAGTTCCCGCAATTCAATTACGTCAACAACTACGATACGGCCTGGGACTTCCAGGGTGGGACCACCGGCATCGGCTCGGGCAACCGCACGCTGCGCATCCGGGATGGCTTCGGCGTGGCGCAGGATGCGATTGCCCTGGTCAGCCCCGGCAACAACTTCGCGGGCTACCCGGCGCAGCTCCAGGCGCTCCAGGCCGAGGGACAGTGGCTGCCCGTCGACTGCAACGGCGCGCTCTGCACGTACACCACCTTCCCGACCGCCTGGGACGTCTCCGTGGACTGGTCCAGCGCGTTCGTCACCTCCGGGAAGTCGCCCACCTTGAGCCGCGTCCTCTTCGGGGACTCCAACAGCAGGGACGACTGGTTCGTGGTGTCGGGAACGCTCGGCTTTCCAAACCCGTAG
- a CDS encoding alpha/beta fold hydrolase, whose protein sequence is MRDALELDEWGGTGPVLHLAHANGFPPGTYRKLIESLKTRYRVFTLRSRCLVPGEDPLTLGSWTDLADELAHTLRARGLENVVGVGHSVGGVATLLASVKSPGLFRAVVALDPVLVTGKRLWMLRAAALLGMRKRIPLASGARRRREAWGSREEVAASYGKKSLFQRFDPESFQDYLAHGLVDAPGGGVRLTIPAAWEARIFETIPVNVWSSLRKVTVPTLVMRGGDTDTLTPEALERVRRTVPGVCTEELPGTTHLFPLEQPEACGQRILAFLDAVDARPR, encoded by the coding sequence ATGCGCGACGCTCTGGAACTGGATGAGTGGGGCGGCACCGGCCCGGTGCTGCACCTGGCCCACGCCAACGGCTTCCCACCGGGCACCTACCGCAAGCTCATCGAGTCGCTGAAGACGCGCTACCGCGTCTTCACGCTGCGCAGCCGCTGCCTCGTACCGGGCGAGGACCCGCTGACGCTAGGGAGCTGGACGGACCTGGCGGACGAATTGGCCCACACACTGCGGGCGCGCGGTCTGGAGAACGTGGTGGGCGTGGGGCACAGCGTGGGCGGTGTGGCCACGCTGCTCGCCTCGGTGAAGTCGCCGGGCCTGTTCCGGGCCGTGGTGGCGCTGGACCCGGTGCTCGTCACCGGCAAGCGCCTGTGGATGCTCCGTGCGGCGGCACTGCTGGGCATGCGGAAGCGGATTCCCCTGGCCAGTGGCGCGCGGCGCCGCCGTGAGGCGTGGGGCTCTCGTGAGGAGGTGGCCGCCAGCTACGGCAAGAAGTCCCTCTTCCAGCGCTTCGACCCCGAGTCCTTCCAGGACTACCTCGCCCACGGCCTCGTCGACGCTCCCGGTGGCGGCGTCCGGCTGACCATCCCCGCGGCATGGGAGGCACGCATCTTCGAGACGATTCCCGTCAACGTGTGGTCCTCCCTGCGCAAGGTGACGGTGCCCACGCTGGTGATGCGGGGCGGTGACACGGACACGCTCACCCCGGAGGCCCTGGAGCGCGTGCGGCGCACCGTGCCCGGCGTCTGTACCGAGGAGCTTCCGGGCACCACGCACCTGTTCCCCCTGGAGCAGCCGGAGGCCTGCGGTCAGCGCATCCTCGCGTTCCTCGACGCGGTGGACGCGCGGCCTCGGTGA
- a CDS encoding ABC-F family ATP-binding cassette domain-containing protein, with translation MFNVINVSKAYGPKKLFEEVNVTFSPGRRYGLTGPNGAGKSTFMKILAGDEEADMGEIIRPRKLGILRQDHFRYEEDRVLDVVVMGNKALWAAMSEKNALLAKSDITDEDGNRLGELEGVIAEEDGYSAESDAATLLAGLGIEEAFHEGPMRQLTGGLKLRVLLAQALFGKPDGLLLDEPTNNLDIDSIRWLETFLHAFEGVLITISHDRHFLNSICTHIADIDYEAIIQYTGGYDDMVRQKAQLRSRVESETAEKKKKIAQLQDFVARFSAGTRASQVQSRIKQIDKLKSEDLKRSNIARPFIRFDQKVASGRQTLMIEGIHKSFDGQKVIKPFNALVCKGEKVCVIGRNGVGKSTLVRMIAGQLEPDGGKIGWGHQASVGYLPQDHHGVVRKGTTCFGWLRDLHDKLTNEEISGVLGRMLFSGDERMKNTDTLSGGETVRLLLSKLMIMQDNVLVLDEPTNHLDLESIAALAEGLQKYEGTVIVVTHDQELISEVATRIWSLQQGQEVLDFNGPYSEFVEKHAAAATQRR, from the coding sequence ATGTTCAACGTCATCAACGTCTCCAAGGCCTACGGGCCCAAGAAGCTGTTCGAGGAGGTCAATGTCACCTTCTCGCCGGGCCGCCGCTACGGCCTGACCGGGCCCAACGGGGCCGGGAAGTCCACGTTCATGAAGATCCTCGCCGGGGACGAGGAAGCGGACATGGGCGAGATCATCCGCCCGCGCAAGCTGGGCATCCTCCGCCAGGACCACTTCCGCTACGAGGAAGACCGCGTCCTCGACGTGGTCGTCATGGGCAACAAGGCCCTGTGGGCCGCCATGTCGGAGAAGAACGCGCTGCTGGCCAAGTCGGACATCACCGACGAGGACGGCAACCGGCTGGGCGAGCTGGAGGGCGTCATCGCCGAGGAGGACGGCTACTCCGCGGAGAGTGACGCGGCCACGCTGCTCGCGGGCCTCGGCATCGAGGAGGCCTTCCACGAGGGCCCGATGCGCCAGCTCACCGGCGGCCTCAAGCTGCGCGTGCTGCTCGCGCAGGCGCTGTTCGGCAAGCCGGACGGGTTGCTGCTCGACGAGCCCACGAACAACCTCGACATCGACTCCATCCGCTGGCTGGAGACCTTCCTCCACGCGTTCGAGGGCGTGCTCATCACCATCAGCCACGACCGGCACTTCCTCAACTCCATCTGCACGCACATCGCGGACATCGATTACGAGGCCATCATCCAGTACACGGGTGGCTACGACGACATGGTGCGCCAGAAGGCGCAGCTGCGCAGCCGCGTGGAGTCGGAGACGGCGGAGAAGAAGAAGAAGATTGCCCAGCTCCAGGACTTCGTCGCCCGCTTCAGCGCCGGCACGCGCGCCTCGCAGGTGCAGAGCCGCATCAAGCAGATCGACAAGCTGAAGTCGGAAGACCTCAAGCGCTCCAACATCGCGCGCCCGTTCATCCGCTTCGACCAGAAGGTCGCCAGCGGCAGGCAGACGCTGATGATTGAAGGCATCCACAAGTCCTTCGACGGCCAGAAGGTCATCAAGCCGTTCAACGCCCTGGTGTGCAAGGGCGAGAAGGTCTGTGTCATCGGCCGCAACGGCGTGGGCAAGTCCACGCTGGTGAGGATGATTGCCGGCCAGCTCGAGCCGGACGGCGGGAAGATTGGCTGGGGCCACCAGGCCTCGGTGGGCTACCTGCCGCAGGACCACCACGGCGTCGTCCGCAAGGGCACCACCTGCTTCGGCTGGCTGCGTGATTTGCACGACAAGCTCACCAACGAGGAGATCTCCGGCGTGCTGGGCCGGATGCTCTTCTCCGGCGACGAGCGGATGAAGAACACCGACACCCTCTCCGGTGGCGAGACGGTGCGTCTGCTCCTGTCCAAGCTGATGATCATGCAGGACAACGTGCTGGTGCTGGACGAGCCGACGAACCACCTGGACCTCGAGTCCATCGCCGCGCTCGCCGAAGGCCTCCAGAAGTACGAGGGCACGGTCATCGTCGTCACGCACGACCAGGAGCTCATCTCCGAGGTGGCCACCCGCATCTGGTCGCTCCAGCAGGGCCAGGAGGTGCTGGACTTCAACGGCCCCTACTCGGAGTTCGTGGAGAAGCACGCCGCCGCCGCGACGCAGCGCCGCTAG